Proteins encoded within one genomic window of Dehalococcoidia bacterium:
- a CDS encoding MMPL family transporter, whose amino-acid sequence MQSLLFSSSSIRGAGVAILLWLLIIGGGFSIAPALSEVTSGEQSEFLPPKAESVTALALKSTKFPSDDGVPALVVFSSGQETAGLQEAISTFTNAIKTTAAPERIASVFSPTDSPAAAATLISPSGTTGMVVVGIGGAPSNDDFQEAVDWLVTESRKASDMFNIQSAVTGPAGITNDAVKVFRSIDIKVTLFTVVLVLVLLLLIYRSPLLAIVPLIVTGTSLMLAQSISAILAKEFGLALNQQVTSIMSILVFGAGTNYAMFIVSRYKEELTREPNRWSAMHAAMSSVGPSIAGSAGTTVVAMSALSFASFGSFKSLGPMLAMAIVVVLISGLFVIPAVIALIGRWAFWPNNNLIPEDGAGKVIALILSIIFLPLLVASIIISLVLRTVGKVFRKNDGSQNTNNGVWDKAGRLVSSKPRVIFTITMVGIVLATLPAWSMKPSYNFLDGFPDDTESKVGYALLSSAFPPGQLAPSEMLVESKKGNIMESYQNLENLANQVALIDGVSTVTGPTRPIGIPVTMPEALAQGAGRFISPDGSTARLEISLADDPYSSRALELINTVRTAAAASSIGMDNNYQVLVGGATALQTDTKASIDSDISWLAPVSLLAIFLVLVLLLKSLVAPLYLVFSVIVSFGATFGIAIFIFQNVFSHTGVAYSNGVWMFIFLVALGADYNIFVMSRIREAVKAEGMQAGIATAVGRTGGVITSAGIILAGTFAVLTTLPLRDLFQLGFAVMLGVLIDTFIVRAFLVPSMTAILGKWSWWPRREETAIK is encoded by the coding sequence ATGCAATCTCTATTATTCAGCTCGTCCAGTATCAGAGGCGCTGGTGTAGCTATATTACTATGGCTTCTAATTATTGGAGGAGGTTTCTCAATTGCTCCTGCTCTATCAGAAGTAACAAGTGGTGAGCAAAGCGAATTCCTGCCTCCAAAAGCTGAATCAGTCACTGCCTTAGCTCTAAAATCTACGAAATTCCCATCAGATGATGGAGTGCCAGCCCTGGTGGTATTTAGCTCTGGCCAGGAAACTGCAGGACTGCAGGAAGCTATCTCGACGTTCACTAACGCAATTAAAACTACTGCTGCGCCTGAAAGAATTGCATCAGTATTCTCTCCTACTGACTCTCCAGCAGCAGCAGCAACGCTAATTTCACCCTCTGGTACTACGGGCATGGTAGTGGTTGGGATCGGTGGTGCTCCTTCAAATGATGATTTCCAAGAAGCCGTTGATTGGCTAGTCACTGAATCTCGAAAAGCAAGCGATATGTTCAATATTCAATCTGCGGTTACAGGACCTGCGGGTATCACTAATGACGCAGTAAAAGTCTTTAGGTCAATTGATATAAAAGTAACTTTGTTTACTGTAGTTCTAGTTCTTGTACTTCTCCTACTAATCTACCGCTCGCCTCTCTTGGCAATTGTGCCATTAATTGTCACGGGAACATCTCTAATGCTGGCGCAAAGCATATCTGCCATCCTTGCTAAAGAATTTGGATTAGCCTTAAACCAGCAAGTAACCTCCATAATGTCTATTCTGGTTTTTGGTGCGGGCACTAACTACGCAATGTTTATTGTTTCTCGTTATAAAGAAGAGCTCACCCGAGAACCAAACAGATGGTCTGCAATGCATGCAGCCATGTCCAGTGTCGGGCCTTCAATCGCAGGGTCAGCAGGTACAACAGTAGTTGCTATGTCCGCACTCAGCTTTGCATCTTTTGGATCCTTTAAATCGCTTGGCCCTATGCTCGCTATGGCAATTGTCGTCGTGCTAATTTCAGGGTTATTTGTTATTCCAGCTGTAATCGCCCTCATAGGAAGATGGGCATTTTGGCCAAACAACAACCTGATCCCAGAAGACGGCGCTGGAAAAGTAATTGCTTTAATACTAAGCATCATATTTTTACCTCTTCTGGTAGCGTCCATAATTATTTCGCTAGTTTTAAGGACCGTAGGGAAAGTATTTCGTAAAAATGATGGCTCCCAAAATACAAACAACGGTGTATGGGATAAGGCGGGTAGGTTAGTTAGCTCGAAGCCACGTGTGATTTTTACTATTACTATGGTTGGAATTGTTCTTGCCACTCTCCCAGCATGGTCAATGAAACCTAGCTACAATTTTCTTGATGGGTTTCCTGACGATACTGAATCCAAGGTAGGCTACGCTCTTCTATCAAGCGCATTCCCGCCAGGGCAGTTAGCCCCAAGTGAAATGCTTGTAGAGAGCAAAAAGGGCAACATAATGGAGTCCTACCAAAACTTAGAAAATTTGGCCAATCAAGTTGCGCTCATTGACGGGGTCTCCACCGTCACTGGTCCTACGCGGCCAATAGGTATCCCTGTGACCATGCCTGAGGCTTTAGCACAAGGTGCTGGAAGGTTTATTTCGCCTGATGGTTCAACAGCCCGTCTAGAAATATCTCTAGCTGATGACCCCTACTCTTCAAGAGCACTTGAGCTTATCAACACCGTACGTACTGCTGCCGCTGCTTCATCAATAGGGATGGACAACAATTATCAAGTGCTTGTAGGTGGAGCCACAGCATTACAAACTGATACCAAAGCATCAATTGACAGTGACATAAGCTGGCTAGCGCCAGTTTCTCTATTAGCAATCTTCTTAGTACTTGTACTTCTATTAAAATCCCTTGTTGCCCCCCTATATCTGGTATTTAGCGTGATAGTAAGCTTCGGGGCAACTTTTGGAATTGCAATCTTTATTTTCCAAAATGTGTTCTCCCATACAGGGGTTGCTTACTCCAATGGTGTCTGGATGTTTATTTTCTTAGTCGCATTAGGTGCTGACTACAATATTTTCGTAATGTCCAGGATTCGTGAAGCTGTCAAAGCGGAAGGCATGCAGGCGGGTATAGCCACTGCAGTTGGAAGAACTGGAGGTGTTATTACCTCTGCTGGGATAATTCTTGCTGGTACTTTTGCCGTTCTGACTACGCTGCCTCTTAGGGATCTGTTTCAGCTCGGCTTCGCAGTAATGCTTGGGGTCTTAATAGATACTTTTATCGTCAGAGCATTTCTAGTCCCCAGCATGACAGCCATACTTGGGAAATGGAGTTGGTGGCCAAGGAGGGAAGAAACCGCAATTAAATAG
- a CDS encoding amidohydrolase: MRNGFQVFDADTHLQPSVETLTQYMGKALLNRKSELEPFLREVKTGRAGQVLDPPFNHWYRFENVGGWGAGKPRHLGESGPREKEERHFQNFMGSKYPSRYSEDWNIEQRIAEMDEEGVDVELLVPGSFTGSKDVSVDIAMIETLHRFLDDVCSRYPDRLTSMITASARDVDAAVNEIKRWGKARWARGVIMDLPVDYPIDHPDLHPIWKLADELGLVVVHHSFASGYPGYRDLWESPFIGRTASHPWGAMRMVAAFMGSGLMDLYPNINLAILESGFGWLPFWMKRMEDQVHYMGYVSEHLKSTMEEYMTGGRFFAAVVLHEGQEMVKMVSDFMGDHVLMFGSDFPHAESRFPDSVDEFLGWNKLPDDLKRKLLWDNPAKCFRWE; encoded by the coding sequence ATGCGTAATGGGTTTCAAGTTTTTGATGCAGATACTCATCTTCAGCCGTCGGTTGAAACTCTGACTCAGTATATGGGTAAAGCATTACTTAATAGAAAATCAGAGCTTGAGCCATTTTTAAGAGAAGTTAAAACGGGTCGTGCAGGTCAAGTTCTTGACCCTCCTTTTAATCATTGGTACCGATTTGAGAACGTAGGGGGATGGGGCGCAGGCAAACCTCGCCATCTTGGGGAGTCTGGTCCTCGTGAGAAAGAGGAACGGCATTTTCAGAATTTCATGGGATCAAAGTACCCTTCTAGGTATTCTGAAGATTGGAATATCGAGCAGCGGATAGCAGAAATGGACGAAGAAGGAGTGGATGTAGAGCTTCTTGTCCCTGGCTCGTTCACGGGCTCCAAAGATGTGTCGGTAGACATAGCCATGATCGAGACGCTCCATCGATTTTTAGACGACGTTTGTTCTCGTTATCCCGATAGGCTTACATCAATGATCACTGCGAGCGCTCGTGACGTGGATGCGGCTGTAAATGAAATTAAGAGATGGGGAAAGGCACGCTGGGCGCGCGGGGTAATAATGGATTTGCCCGTGGACTACCCAATTGATCATCCAGATTTACATCCAATTTGGAAGCTAGCCGATGAATTGGGCCTTGTCGTAGTACACCATAGTTTTGCTTCAGGTTACCCAGGGTACAGGGATTTATGGGAAAGCCCTTTTATTGGACGCACTGCCTCGCACCCCTGGGGTGCAATGAGAATGGTTGCAGCGTTCATGGGATCTGGGTTAATGGATTTGTATCCCAATATCAATTTGGCTATTTTGGAATCTGGGTTTGGATGGTTACCATTTTGGATGAAGCGAATGGAAGATCAAGTTCATTACATGGGTTACGTTTCGGAGCATCTGAAGAGCACTATGGAAGAATACATGACGGGAGGCCGTTTTTTTGCCGCAGTTGTCCTGCATGAAGGCCAAGAGATGGTCAAAATGGTGAGCGATTTCATGGGGGATCATGTACTCATGTTTGGCTCTGACTTTCCTCATGCAGAATCACGCTTCCCAGACTCGGTCGACGAATTCCTTGGCTGGAACAAGCTTCCTGATGATTTGAAAAGGAAATTGCTTTGGGACAATCCGGCGAAATGCTTTAGGTGGGAATAA
- a CDS encoding VOC family protein, whose protein sequence is MPFINPRGITFGHYECRNLDESLAVLSDLFACEIIDRQEKNAQVKHPNTSTSLIVHELNESIPDKPHANHYGFRVAHHKEIEAAAKYLSENKGKYRLKSIVGPQASHFAYSVYLEEPGGNTLELEYYNPNAATHGRRIASGHWNNLLSDPDFSSKGFMPQAMSHGTLECDNPEISNKFYTEVLGLEVVGGGNISTYIGLSSQPWYIVVLPATLRVHLRPTNRYVIKLGSRVEVIEAYNQLSADPKGISQLSELSDDDKEPWFLLSDPDKNWWEITSSSLPNFS, encoded by the coding sequence ATGCCTTTCATTAATCCTCGAGGAATAACATTTGGGCACTATGAATGTCGTAACTTGGATGAAAGCCTCGCTGTGCTTTCAGATCTTTTTGCATGCGAGATAATTGATCGGCAGGAAAAGAATGCGCAGGTAAAACACCCTAATACATCTACTTCTTTGATAGTTCATGAGCTAAATGAGTCAATACCAGATAAGCCACATGCCAATCACTATGGATTTCGGGTCGCCCATCACAAGGAGATTGAGGCAGCTGCAAAATACTTATCCGAAAACAAGGGAAAATATCGCCTAAAGAGCATAGTTGGGCCTCAGGCTAGCCACTTTGCATACTCAGTGTATTTAGAGGAACCAGGGGGAAATACCCTTGAACTTGAGTACTATAATCCCAATGCTGCAACACACGGCAGAAGGATTGCTTCCGGGCATTGGAACAATCTTTTATCGGACCCTGATTTTTCGTCTAAGGGATTCATGCCACAAGCAATGTCACACGGAACACTTGAGTGCGATAACCCTGAAATCAGTAATAAATTCTATACAGAAGTTTTAGGGCTTGAAGTGGTTGGAGGGGGCAATATTTCGACCTATATAGGATTGTCGTCCCAGCCTTGGTACATAGTGGTTTTACCAGCTACTTTGAGAGTGCATTTACGACCAACAAATAGATACGTAATTAAATTAGGGAGCCGGGTAGAAGTAATTGAGGCATATAATCAACTATCGGCTGACCCAAAAGGTATTTCACAATTAAGTGAATTATCTGATGACGATAAAGAGCCTTGGTTTTTATTGTCTGACCCCGATAAAAACTGGTGGGAGATAACTTCTTCCTCTCTACCTAATTTCAGCTAA